A genomic segment from Luteitalea sp. encodes:
- a CDS encoding BMC domain-containing protein — MSLEALGMIETRGLVGSIEAADAMVKAANVVLVGKEYIGAGYVTVLVRGDVGAVKAATDAGAAAARRVGELVAVHVIPRPHAEVERILPKPPETPAGSL; from the coding sequence ATGTCTCTCGAAGCGCTCGGCATGATCGAAACGCGAGGTCTCGTCGGCTCCATTGAGGCCGCCGACGCGATGGTCAAAGCGGCCAATGTTGTGCTCGTGGGGAAAGAGTATATCGGGGCGGGCTACGTAACCGTCCTCGTTCGCGGCGACGTCGGGGCGGTCAAAGCGGCGACCGATGCGGGCGCTGCGGCTGCGCGGCGCGTCGGCGAGCTCGTGGCGGTCCACGTCATCCCGCGGCCGCACGCTGAAGTCGAAAGAATCCTGCCGAAGCCCCCCGAGACGCCTGCCGGGTCGCTCTGA
- a CDS encoding transglycosylase SLT domain-containing protein produces the protein MFRRVFGTAGTVATILCWSGVASAELVFLTSGRTLSVNTYRLEGDRAILELRSGGQVSFPAALVARVAPDEVPYPAPEGASSIDAVATLPTSQVEPPLQYVRLVEETSLRHEVDPKLVHAVIAVESRYQPRARSQKGAMGLMQLMPATAQQYAVANPYDPAANVEAGVRHLRSLLDRFDLKLALAAYNAGEAAVTRFGGVPPYRETRDYIQRVLALVGPLTR, from the coding sequence ATGTTTCGCCGAGTGTTCGGCACGGCGGGAACCGTTGCGACGATCCTGTGCTGGTCGGGCGTCGCCTCCGCGGAGCTCGTGTTTCTCACGTCGGGCCGCACGCTCTCGGTCAACACGTACCGTCTCGAGGGCGATCGTGCGATTCTCGAGCTGCGGAGCGGAGGTCAAGTCAGCTTTCCCGCTGCGCTCGTGGCGCGCGTCGCGCCGGACGAAGTGCCGTATCCGGCGCCGGAAGGCGCATCGTCGATCGACGCCGTGGCAACCTTGCCAACGAGCCAGGTGGAGCCACCGCTGCAGTACGTGCGGCTCGTGGAGGAGACCTCGCTCAGGCACGAGGTCGATCCAAAGCTCGTACACGCGGTGATTGCCGTGGAGTCTCGCTATCAACCGCGCGCGCGCTCCCAGAAGGGGGCGATGGGCCTGATGCAGCTCATGCCGGCCACGGCCCAGCAGTACGCGGTTGCGAACCCCTATGACCCTGCCGCCAACGTCGAGGCTGGTGTGCGGCACCTGCGCTCGCTCTTGGATCGATTCGACCTCAAGCTCGCGTTGGCTGCATACAACGCCGGCGAAGCGGCCGTCACGCGCTTCGGCGGCGTGCCGCCCTACCGAGAAACCCGCGATTACATCCAACGTGTGTTGGCGTTGGTGGGGCCCCTCACACGCTAG
- a CDS encoding type II secretion system F family protein gives MEFRCRLATASGEVIEGTYVAESEARLRHDLEQKGMLVLSAAPRAGLRIGGVGVRRRRKIRSYEFLVFNQELATLLKAGMPLVQSLDILRRNVPNATFKAVLDDVHDRVRSGTPLSEAFEAHGDLFSPIYTASLLAGERSGGLEQVLRRYVTYVKVLGAIKRKTMAALVYPAILLVLSCLVVAFIIVWVVPQFSAFYESFDAELPLITQLMVGLSTVIRERLLLLLALFALLAVLLRLWWRQEGQRLRFDRALLSVPGLGDIVRKFGTAQLARTLGTLIGGGIPLVSALDTAARAIGNRYISAETATLAHQVREGQPLAAAMETRGLFPDVAVKMVEVGEATGALQDMLHALADFYDEEIEARLGRFVTLVEPALLIIMGAVIATLLLALYFPIFQLGEVMS, from the coding sequence ATGGAATTTCGCTGCAGGCTAGCCACAGCGTCGGGCGAGGTGATCGAGGGGACGTATGTCGCCGAGAGCGAAGCGCGCCTACGCCACGACCTCGAGCAGAAGGGGATGCTCGTCCTGTCCGCGGCGCCGCGGGCAGGGTTGCGGATTGGCGGTGTTGGCGTACGGAGACGCCGCAAGATTCGCTCGTACGAGTTCCTCGTGTTCAATCAGGAGCTCGCGACACTGCTGAAGGCGGGCATGCCGCTCGTGCAATCGCTGGACATTCTGCGCCGCAACGTGCCCAACGCGACGTTCAAAGCGGTCTTGGACGATGTCCATGACCGTGTACGTTCGGGAACGCCGCTCTCCGAAGCGTTCGAGGCACACGGCGATCTATTCTCACCCATCTATACCGCCTCGCTACTGGCCGGTGAGCGCAGCGGAGGCCTGGAGCAGGTGCTGCGGCGCTACGTGACGTACGTCAAAGTGCTCGGCGCGATCAAGCGCAAGACGATGGCCGCGCTCGTCTATCCGGCTATCCTCCTCGTTCTCTCGTGCCTCGTCGTAGCGTTCATCATCGTGTGGGTCGTGCCGCAGTTCTCTGCCTTCTACGAGAGCTTCGACGCAGAGCTCCCTTTGATTACGCAGCTCATGGTCGGGCTATCCACGGTGATTCGAGAGCGCCTGCTCCTCTTGCTGGCGCTGTTCGCGCTGCTTGCGGTGCTCTTACGGCTGTGGTGGCGGCAAGAGGGGCAACGGTTGAGGTTCGACCGGGCGCTGCTCAGCGTGCCTGGCCTCGGCGATATCGTGAGGAAATTCGGCACGGCGCAGCTTGCACGGACGCTCGGCACCTTGATCGGCGGCGGCATCCCGTTGGTCTCGGCGCTCGACACGGCGGCGCGCGCCATTGGCAACCGCTACATTTCCGCCGAGACGGCGACGCTGGCCCATCAGGTGCGGGAGGGGCAGCCGCTGGCGGCGGCGATGGAGACGCGCGGCCTGTTTCCGGACGTGGCGGTGAAGATGGTCGAGGTGGGGGAGGCGACCGGCGCGCTGCAGGACATGCTGCACGCCCTCGCGGACTTCTATGATGAGGAAATCGAGGCCCGCCTCGGGCGGTTCGTGACGCTCGTGGAGCCGGCGCTGCTCATCATCATGGGCGCCGTCATCGCGACACTGTTGCTGGCGCTCTATTTCCCGATCTTCCAGCTCGGCGAGGTGATGTCATAG
- a CDS encoding pilus assembly protein PilB, whose product MAAPEVHTAPTPAQLRAETAEARRLAERYRLDFVDVDQLHVDSTLFRSIPADLMLRYGFVPYGRDGEALVVVVSDPTDLPMIDELALLLGTKVKVKVGAPSAIQAVLKKSESSQRVLEEATESFQLQLLKEDDNGEETLSVERLTSDISPVIRLVDSTIYSAIQRRASDIHVETQDSAVHVKYRIDGVLQPAMRPIDRRFAGPIISRIKVMAELDIAEKRVPQDGRFKLKLKGKTIDFRVSIMPSAHGEDAVIRILDKESISEQFKELRLDILGFPEPELTRVRKYIREPYGMVLVTGPTGSGKTTTLYAALSEIKSIEDKIVTIEDPVEYQLRGITQIPINEKKGLTFARGLRSILRHDPDKIMVGEIRDPETAQIAIQSALTGHLVFTTVHANNVIDVLGRFLNMGVEPYQFVSALNCVLAQRLVRLICADCKRPATIPQEMLVESGLDPRLGETHTFYEGAGCIECGGTGYKGRSALCELLDVTDRIRDMILARRPNSEVKHAAHEEGMRFLRESAVERVLEGHTTLREINKVTFVN is encoded by the coding sequence ATTGCGGCGCCAGAGGTTCACACGGCGCCGACACCGGCCCAGCTTCGCGCCGAAACGGCGGAAGCCCGTCGGTTGGCGGAGCGCTATCGCTTGGACTTCGTGGACGTCGATCAGCTGCACGTCGACAGTACGCTGTTTCGGTCCATCCCGGCAGATCTGATGCTCCGCTACGGCTTCGTCCCGTACGGCCGCGACGGAGAGGCCCTGGTGGTGGTGGTCTCTGATCCCACAGACCTGCCGATGATCGACGAGCTCGCGCTGTTGCTCGGGACCAAGGTCAAGGTGAAGGTCGGCGCACCGTCCGCCATCCAGGCCGTGCTGAAGAAGAGCGAGAGCTCGCAGCGCGTGCTCGAGGAGGCGACGGAAAGCTTCCAGCTCCAGCTCCTCAAGGAGGATGACAACGGCGAAGAGACGCTTTCGGTCGAGCGGCTGACGAGCGATATCAGCCCGGTCATCCGGCTCGTCGACTCGACAATCTATTCGGCCATCCAGCGTCGCGCGAGCGACATCCACGTGGAGACGCAGGACAGCGCGGTGCACGTGAAGTACCGAATCGACGGTGTGCTGCAGCCGGCGATGCGCCCAATCGATCGGCGGTTTGCCGGGCCGATTATCTCGCGCATCAAAGTGATGGCCGAGCTCGACATCGCCGAGAAGCGCGTGCCGCAGGACGGCCGGTTCAAGCTGAAGCTGAAGGGGAAGACCATCGACTTCCGCGTCTCGATCATGCCGAGCGCACACGGCGAGGACGCGGTCATCCGGATCCTGGACAAGGAGTCGATTAGCGAGCAGTTCAAGGAGCTGCGGCTCGACATCCTCGGCTTCCCCGAGCCGGAGCTCACGCGCGTGCGCAAGTACATCCGTGAGCCCTACGGCATGGTGCTGGTCACCGGTCCGACTGGCAGCGGCAAGACGACCACGCTGTATGCGGCGCTCTCCGAGATCAAATCGATCGAGGACAAGATCGTGACGATCGAGGATCCGGTCGAGTACCAGCTGCGGGGGATCACGCAGATTCCCATCAACGAGAAGAAAGGTCTGACGTTCGCACGAGGCCTCAGGTCGATCCTCCGGCACGACCCAGACAAGATCATGGTGGGGGAGATTCGGGATCCGGAGACGGCGCAGATTGCGATCCAGTCGGCGCTGACGGGTCACCTGGTCTTCACGACGGTGCACGCCAACAACGTCATCGACGTGCTCGGCCGGTTCCTGAACATGGGCGTGGAGCCGTACCAGTTCGTGTCGGCGCTCAACTGCGTGCTGGCCCAGCGGCTCGTGCGGTTGATTTGTGCCGACTGCAAGCGGCCGGCGACCATTCCGCAGGAGATGCTGGTCGAGTCTGGGCTCGATCCGCGCCTCGGCGAGACACACACGTTCTACGAAGGCGCGGGATGCATCGAGTGCGGGGGCACCGGCTACAAGGGACGCTCCGCCCTCTGCGAGCTGCTCGACGTCACGGACCGGATTCGTGACATGATTCTCGCGCGGCGTCCAAACTCGGAGGTCAAGCACGCGGCACACGAAGAGGGCATGCGCTTCCTGCGTGAGTCCGCCGTGGAGCGCGTGCTGGAGGGGCACACCACGCTCCGCGAGATCAACAAGGTGACGTTTGTCAATTAG